A stretch of the Comamonas testosteroni TK102 genome encodes the following:
- a CDS encoding AraC family transcriptional regulator, whose protein sequence is MLQPVFTAPIFAVHGLLDGARGKGLATQEWLKGVLGRAGISESLLELEDSRVTVEQFNALFIAVKDSLNDECLGYLHERPMRPGSFALMVRSAFTAHSLSCALRRLSESFALLQDDVTLVPVTEGALGGFALEMRGGPGAHAEFLHAHLLRVFWRLLLWLHGGRLVPQRFDFNFALPLHAMSYGRIFSGSLCFGQPRTAAWFDADAFKLPVRRDRDALQSFLRATPGNVVGPHLNERSASARVRMVLQLANPEWPDLPVTAQRLHMSVSALQRHLATEGTSFQALKDQLRRDMAIVRLTSSEASLIAIAADLGFTDSTAFQRAFKVWTGSAPGAYRARSRSPQHPT, encoded by the coding sequence ATGCTGCAACCCGTCTTCACCGCTCCTATCTTTGCCGTGCATGGCCTGCTGGACGGCGCGCGCGGCAAGGGGCTGGCCACGCAAGAATGGCTGAAGGGCGTGCTGGGGCGCGCCGGCATCAGCGAATCGCTGCTGGAGCTCGAGGATTCGCGCGTAACCGTGGAGCAGTTCAACGCGCTATTTATCGCTGTCAAGGACAGCCTGAACGACGAGTGCCTGGGCTACCTACATGAGCGACCCATGCGCCCGGGCAGCTTCGCGCTAATGGTGCGCAGCGCGTTCACTGCCCATTCGTTGTCATGCGCCCTGCGTCGCCTGAGCGAATCCTTCGCCCTGCTGCAGGACGACGTGACGCTGGTGCCCGTGACCGAGGGCGCGCTGGGGGGCTTCGCGCTGGAGATGCGCGGCGGCCCGGGCGCACATGCCGAATTCCTTCATGCACATCTGCTGCGCGTGTTCTGGCGCTTGTTGCTGTGGCTGCACGGCGGCCGGCTGGTGCCGCAGCGATTCGACTTCAATTTTGCGCTGCCGCTCCATGCGATGAGCTACGGGCGCATCTTTTCCGGTTCGCTGTGCTTCGGGCAGCCGCGCACGGCCGCCTGGTTCGACGCCGACGCCTTCAAACTGCCGGTGCGGCGCGATCGGGACGCGCTGCAGTCCTTTCTGCGCGCCACGCCGGGCAACGTGGTGGGGCCGCACCTGAACGAGCGCAGCGCCAGCGCGCGGGTCCGCATGGTGCTGCAGCTGGCCAACCCCGAATGGCCCGACCTGCCCGTCACCGCGCAGCGCCTGCATATGTCGGTGAGTGCGTTGCAGCGGCACCTGGCCACCGAGGGCACTTCCTTCCAGGCACTGAAGGACCAACTGCGGCGCGACATGGCGATCGTGCGCCTAACCAGCAGCGAAGCCTCGCTCATCGCCATCGCCGCCGACCTGGGCTTCACCGACAGCACCGCCTTCCAGCGCGCCTTCAAGGTCTGGACCGGCAGCGCGCCGGGAGCCTACCGCGCCCGCTCGCGTAGCCCGCAGCACCCTACATAG
- a CDS encoding enoyl-CoA hydratase/isomerase family protein codes for MNALSTSVVNVLAGVIADVERDGSIRALPLRGEGRMFSCGGDIEEMVAAGDALSTLVDDELRVAESMIPQFASLPFPVVCAVQGAVAGGGLGLALAF; via the coding sequence ATGAATGCGTTGAGCACGTCGGTCGTAAACGTGCTCGCTGGTGTCATTGCAGATGTCGAACGCGATGGCTCGATCCGAGCTTTGCCGCTGCGCGGCGAGGGCCGGATGTTCAGTTGCGGAGGCGACATCGAAGAAATGGTGGCCGCAGGCGATGCGTTGTCTACCTTGGTCGATGACGAACTGAGAGTGGCCGAAAGCATGATTCCTCAATTCGCCAGCCTGCCGTTCCCGGTAGTCTGCGCCGTACAAGGCGCGGTAGCCGGAGGCGGTCTCGGGCTTGCCTTGGCCTTCTGA
- a CDS encoding enoyl-CoA hydratase/isomerase family protein, with amino-acid sequence MSGATMSEASEVLVSRDGAIATLTINRPRAKNSLNRAVFDGLRAQLVQLRDDDTVRAVIITGAEGVFCAGADITAFDALRAEPLLGDRAAAGGHFWSELERFPKPVIAAVEKLALGGGTELALACDIAIAGESANFGVPEVKLGAIPGAGGTQRLIHAIGKSKAMALLLTGDFIDARKACDAGMVAEVTADGQALPTALAMANRIAANSPLAVALAKDAALASFETPLAQGLEHEKRNFLVALRSADNLEGQAAFLGKRTPNFTGQ; translated from the coding sequence ATGAGCGGGGCCACCATGAGCGAAGCCAGCGAAGTGCTCGTCAGCCGCGATGGCGCCATCGCCACCTTGACCATCAACCGCCCGCGCGCGAAGAACAGCTTGAACCGCGCGGTATTCGATGGCCTGCGTGCGCAGCTTGTGCAACTGCGCGACGACGATACCGTGCGCGCGGTCATCATCACCGGCGCCGAGGGCGTGTTCTGCGCCGGGGCCGACATCACGGCCTTCGATGCGCTGCGCGCCGAGCCACTGCTGGGCGATCGTGCGGCAGCAGGCGGCCACTTTTGGTCGGAACTGGAGCGCTTCCCCAAGCCCGTCATCGCAGCGGTGGAAAAGCTCGCGCTGGGCGGCGGCACAGAATTAGCGCTGGCCTGCGACATCGCGATCGCTGGCGAGTCTGCCAATTTTGGTGTGCCGGAAGTCAAGCTGGGCGCCATTCCGGGTGCCGGGGGCACGCAGCGCCTGATCCACGCTATCGGTAAGTCCAAGGCCATGGCCCTGTTGCTGACCGGCGATTTCATCGACGCCCGCAAGGCTTGCGATGCAGGCATGGTCGCCGAAGTGACGGCTGATGGCCAGGCCCTGCCGACGGCGTTGGCGATGGCCAACCGGATTGCAGCCAATTCGCCGCTGGCCGTGGCGCTGGCGAAAGATGCGGCACTGGCCAGCTTTGAGACTCCGCTCGCGCAAGGCCTGGAGCATGAGAAGCGCAATTTCCTCGTCGCTTTGCGTTCGGCCGACAACCTGGAAGGGCAAGCGGCATTCCTAGGCAAGCGCACACCCAACTTTACCGGCCAATAA
- a CDS encoding thiolase family protein: MNDHEPVIVGALRTPVGKRGGRLQKWHPVDLLGETLRQLVEHSGINPADLDDVIVGCVLQWDQQHGNLGRHAVLAAGLPESVPAVTVDRQCGSGQQAVSFAVHGIRAGAYQLVIGAGVESMSQAPMPPSFKPGAPLGSQYSPSELARYQDNPLIPQGASSELMNKRFGLTREALDAFAVRSHRRATEASQAGRVRDQLVRLTEDPADPDSPIVAADEGVRADPNPEKMATLKAVFAADGATTAANSSQISDGAAALLIASRAYAKQYGLKPRARFVSTAVAAADPVIQFTAVLDATRKALKESGLTLDDIDLFEVNEAFGGVPLMFQQEFGILDDRLNVNGGSIAIGHPLGSTGARMLTDLLCELERRGGRYGLQTICEASGTANTTIIERLG; this comes from the coding sequence ATGAATGACCATGAACCCGTCATCGTCGGTGCGCTGCGCACCCCCGTGGGCAAGCGCGGCGGGCGCCTGCAGAAATGGCATCCCGTCGATTTGTTGGGCGAGACGCTGCGCCAACTGGTCGAGCACTCCGGCATCAACCCGGCCGATCTGGACGATGTGATCGTCGGCTGCGTGCTGCAGTGGGACCAGCAGCACGGCAACCTGGGCCGTCATGCCGTATTGGCGGCGGGGCTGCCCGAATCCGTGCCGGCGGTGACGGTCGATCGGCAATGCGGGTCGGGCCAGCAGGCGGTGAGCTTTGCCGTGCATGGCATCCGGGCGGGCGCTTACCAACTGGTCATCGGTGCCGGGGTCGAGTCGATGTCGCAGGCCCCCATGCCGCCGTCGTTCAAGCCCGGCGCGCCGCTGGGCTCGCAATACAGCCCGAGCGAACTGGCGCGCTACCAGGACAACCCGCTGATACCGCAGGGCGCTTCCTCGGAGTTGATGAACAAGCGCTTCGGTCTCACGCGCGAGGCCTTGGATGCCTTCGCCGTGCGTAGCCATCGGCGGGCCACCGAGGCCTCGCAGGCTGGCCGCGTCAGGGATCAACTGGTGCGGCTGACCGAGGATCCGGCTGATCCGGACAGCCCGATCGTCGCCGCCGACGAGGGCGTGCGCGCGGACCCCAACCCCGAGAAGATGGCCACGCTGAAAGCCGTGTTTGCCGCCGACGGCGCCACCACGGCCGCCAACTCATCGCAGATCAGCGACGGTGCCGCCGCGCTGCTGATCGCCAGCCGTGCCTACGCCAAGCAATACGGCCTGAAGCCGCGTGCGCGCTTCGTCAGCACCGCCGTGGCAGCCGCCGACCCGGTGATCCAGTTCACCGCCGTGCTCGACGCCACCCGCAAGGCACTGAAGGAATCGGGTCTGACCCTCGACGATATCGATCTGTTCGAAGTCAACGAGGCCTTCGGCGGCGTGCCGCTGATGTTTCAGCAGGAGTTCGGCATCCTGGACGACCGCCTCAACGTCAACGGCGGCTCGATAGCCATCGGCCATCCGCTGGGCTCTACCGGCGCGCGCATGCTCACTGACCTGCTGTGCGAGCTGGAGCGCCGGGGCGGCCGCTATGGCCTGCAGACGATTTGCGAGGCCTCGGGCACGGCCAACACCACCATCATCGAGCGGCTTGGATGA
- a CDS encoding enoyl-CoA hydratase/isomerase family protein — protein MAAHTGLGYAGDFGISWLLPRAVGGRRARDMILTNRVVSSNEALAWGLVEKVVPGESLLGEARRMAVQFSVGPTQGYAGAKRLQLAAFESDLATSLRLEAAEMNRASKTTDSLEAVHAFVAKRVPQFAGR, from the coding sequence GTGGCGGCCCATACCGGCCTCGGATACGCGGGGGATTTCGGCATCAGCTGGCTACTTCCACGCGCAGTGGGTGGACGACGCGCACGAGACATGATCTTGACCAATCGCGTAGTCAGTTCGAACGAGGCCTTGGCCTGGGGATTGGTCGAGAAAGTGGTTCCTGGCGAGAGCCTGCTGGGCGAAGCGCGGCGTATGGCGGTGCAATTTTCGGTCGGACCAACGCAAGGTTATGCGGGCGCCAAGCGCCTGCAACTCGCTGCCTTCGAGAGTGATCTGGCGACCTCATTGAGGCTGGAGGCGGCCGAAATGAATCGAGCCTCGAAAACCACAGATTCGCTGGAAGCGGTTCACGCGTTCGTCGCAAAGCGAGTCCCGCAGTTTGCCGGACGCTGA
- a CDS encoding SDR family NAD(P)-dependent oxidoreductase: protein MQLNSDISAVITGGASGLGAATARRLASHGVKVAIFDMNETVGQALASELGGVYCNVDVMSEEQVDAAFAKARAAIGQERILVNCAGTADAVKTVSRDKKTGEIRPCAADRFNRIIQINLVGTFRCIAKSAAGMLTLAPLADGDRGAIVNTASAAAQDGQVGQASYAASKAAIVGMTLPIARDMMDEGIRINTIMPGIFGTPLLLGLPDNVKQALAASVPFPKRLGDPDEFAQAVEFLVTCGYMNAESIRVDGAIRMAPR, encoded by the coding sequence ATGCAACTGAACTCCGACATCTCTGCCGTCATCACCGGGGGCGCTTCCGGCCTGGGAGCCGCCACGGCCCGGCGTTTGGCCAGCCATGGCGTCAAAGTCGCCATCTTCGACATGAACGAAACCGTCGGCCAGGCGTTGGCTAGCGAACTCGGCGGCGTTTACTGCAATGTGGACGTGATGTCCGAGGAGCAGGTGGACGCCGCCTTCGCCAAGGCCCGCGCGGCCATTGGGCAGGAACGCATTCTGGTCAACTGCGCCGGCACTGCCGATGCCGTCAAGACTGTCAGCCGCGACAAGAAAACCGGCGAAATCCGCCCATGCGCGGCAGATCGTTTCAATCGCATCATTCAGATCAACCTGGTGGGCACCTTCCGCTGCATCGCCAAGTCAGCTGCGGGCATGTTGACGCTCGCGCCGCTGGCCGATGGCGACCGCGGCGCCATCGTCAACACTGCTTCGGCCGCCGCGCAGGACGGCCAGGTCGGCCAGGCCAGCTATGCGGCCAGCAAGGCAGCCATCGTGGGCATGACCCTGCCAATCGCGCGCGACATGATGGACGAAGGGATCCGGATCAACACCATCATGCCGGGGATCTTCGGTACACCGTTGCTGCTGGGTCTGCCGGACAACGTCAAACAGGCGCTGGCGGCCAGCGTGCCCTTCCCCAAGCGTTTAGGCGACCCCGATGAATTCGCGCAGGCCGTCGAGTTTCTCGTTACTTGCGGCTACATGAATGCCGAGTCCATTCGTGTGGATGGTGCCATTCGCATGGCGCCGCGCTGA
- a CDS encoding CaiB/BaiF CoA transferase family protein encodes MPHTLQLPLHGVRVVEFEGIGPGPLAARMLVDMGAEVIALARAEQAAGAQRLGGAVENPLHRGKKVEVIDLKSPGGKARALELIAQADALIEGFRPRVMERLGFGPADCAALNPRLVYGRMTGWGQDGPLAHAAGHDLNYVALTGLLSLSAHRGQAPIVPPSVLGDGAGALGMAFGIACALVDARATGRGRVVDAAIVDIVAMLGTLVHWIRANGQIDGAQPSPFHDSPFYDVYVCADGGFISLGAIEPPFYALLLSKLGLADVNPADQYDTAAWPALKERIAALIRTQPQAHWCALLEGSDACFAPVLSLAEAVRHPHNAARGIYQTTSFGAIEAASAPRFQALNATTTQETKK; translated from the coding sequence ATGCCGCACACGCTGCAGTTGCCTCTGCACGGCGTCCGTGTGGTGGAGTTTGAGGGCATCGGTCCAGGCCCTCTGGCCGCCAGGATGCTGGTCGACATGGGCGCCGAGGTGATCGCGCTGGCACGGGCCGAGCAGGCTGCTGGGGCGCAGCGGCTGGGCGGGGCGGTGGAGAACCCGCTGCACCGCGGCAAGAAGGTCGAGGTCATCGACCTGAAGTCGCCCGGTGGCAAGGCGCGCGCACTGGAACTGATTGCCCAGGCCGACGCTCTGATCGAAGGCTTTCGCCCAAGGGTGATGGAGCGGCTGGGCTTCGGCCCCGCAGATTGCGCGGCGCTCAATCCCCGGCTGGTCTATGGCCGGATGACGGGCTGGGGCCAGGACGGGCCACTTGCCCACGCCGCGGGCCACGACCTGAACTACGTCGCGCTGACGGGCCTGCTGTCGCTGTCGGCGCACAGGGGGCAGGCGCCCATCGTGCCGCCCTCGGTACTCGGGGACGGTGCCGGGGCGCTAGGCATGGCTTTTGGCATCGCCTGCGCGCTGGTCGATGCACGGGCCACCGGCCGTGGCCGGGTTGTGGACGCAGCCATCGTGGACATCGTGGCCATGCTGGGCACGCTGGTGCACTGGATTCGCGCCAACGGGCAGATCGACGGCGCACAGCCGAGCCCGTTCCACGATTCGCCGTTCTATGACGTGTACGTCTGCGCCGACGGCGGCTTCATCAGCCTCGGCGCGATCGAGCCGCCGTTCTACGCATTGCTGTTGTCCAAGTTGGGCCTGGCGGACGTGAACCCTGCAGACCAGTACGACACGGCGGCGTGGCCAGCGTTGAAGGAGCGCATCGCGGCCCTCATCCGCACCCAGCCCCAGGCGCACTGGTGCGCGCTGCTTGAAGGCAGCGACGCCTGCTTTGCACCCGTGCTCAGCCTGGCCGAGGCAGTGCGGCATCCGCACAACGCGGCACGGGGCATCTACCAGACCACCTCTTTCGGCGCCATCGAAGCGGCCTCGGCCCCACGGTTCCAGGCACTCAACGCAACCACCACCCAGGAGACAAAGAAATGA
- a CDS encoding acyl-CoA dehydrogenase family protein — MLPQLYRHAWMDHEIDAFREQVRRYVAAEFTPRLDEWRRQGYIPREVWRPFGGMSFLLPEMPETYGGAGASLAYQLVVQDELAKAEMPVNIAVHTIASHYILDFGTEAQKQRWLPKVTNGEMLAAIAMTEPGCGSDLKAISTRARRDGDYYVIDGAKTFITNGFTGNLLIVAARTSGAGSKGVSLFVLETENLPGFRVGRLLEKIGMQASDTAELFFDSVRVPADQLLGSVEGQGFGQLMGALPYERMVIAVPAAAVIDRALELTIEYTKQRKIFGAPLFDMQTTRQKLAEMATIAHVVRSFVNDCTQRLLDGTLDNEAAYMAKWWCTEQQCRVVDECLQLFGGYGYMAEYPIARMYAASRVQKIYGGANEVLKDLVSRKL; from the coding sequence ATGCTGCCACAGCTGTATCGCCACGCCTGGATGGACCACGAGATCGACGCTTTTCGCGAGCAGGTGCGTCGCTACGTTGCCGCCGAATTCACTCCCCGGCTCGACGAATGGCGCCGCCAGGGCTACATCCCGCGCGAGGTCTGGCGTCCGTTCGGCGGGATGAGCTTTCTGCTGCCCGAGATGCCCGAGACCTATGGTGGTGCCGGCGCCAGCCTCGCCTACCAGCTGGTGGTGCAGGACGAACTGGCCAAGGCCGAGATGCCGGTCAATATCGCGGTGCACACCATCGCTTCGCATTACATCCTGGACTTTGGCACCGAAGCGCAAAAGCAGCGCTGGCTGCCCAAGGTGACGAACGGCGAGATGCTGGCCGCAATCGCGATGACCGAGCCGGGCTGCGGCTCGGATCTGAAGGCCATCTCCACCCGGGCCCGGCGCGACGGCGACTACTACGTGATCGACGGCGCCAAGACCTTCATCACCAACGGCTTCACCGGAAACCTGCTGATCGTCGCGGCGCGCACCAGTGGCGCGGGCAGCAAAGGGGTGTCGCTGTTCGTACTGGAGACCGAGAACCTGCCAGGCTTTCGTGTGGGCCGCCTGCTTGAAAAGATTGGCATGCAGGCCTCGGACACGGCGGAGCTCTTCTTCGACAGCGTGCGCGTTCCAGCCGACCAACTGCTGGGGAGCGTTGAAGGCCAAGGCTTTGGGCAACTGATGGGCGCGCTGCCCTACGAGCGCATGGTCATTGCAGTGCCGGCGGCGGCCGTCATCGACCGGGCGTTGGAGCTCACCATCGAATACACGAAGCAGCGCAAGATATTCGGTGCGCCTCTGTTCGACATGCAGACAACGCGCCAAAAGCTGGCCGAGATGGCGACCATCGCGCATGTGGTGCGCAGCTTCGTCAACGACTGTACACAGAGACTGCTGGACGGCACACTCGACAACGAGGCCGCCTACATGGCCAAGTGGTGGTGCACCGAACAGCAGTGCCGCGTGGTGGACGAGTGTCTCCAATTGTTCGGCGGCTACGGCTACATGGCCGAGTATCCGATCGCGCGGATGTATGCCGCTTCGCGAGTGCAGAAGATCTACGGCGGCGCCAACGAGGTCCTGAAAGACCTGGTTTCGAGGAAGCTGTGA
- a CDS encoding MBL fold metallo-hydrolase gives MTHAAPALSYPFSDLPLPGQATEIKPGVLWLRMPLPFSLDHINLWALSDGPGWAVVDTGIRSVDVRNAWLALLAPQGPLAGRPISRVIATHMHPDHVGMAGWLTRRFECALWMTRDEYLSCRVMLADTGREAPVDGVRFYRRAGWSDTEVDEYRTRFGDFGKMIHPLPDSFVRLTDGQMLRIGDQEWEVIVGTGHSPEHACFYSRELDLLISGDQVLPRISSNTSVYATEPHANPLQGWLDSIDRLMQRVPGSALILPAHNEPFHGLHLRLEQLRASTVRGTDRVRQQLAQPLRVIDLVRALYRSSIVAEQMHLNLSTGETLAHLNYLDQRAEIVSAEDEDGAMRYRLA, from the coding sequence ATGACCCACGCAGCCCCGGCACTCTCGTATCCGTTCTCGGATCTCCCACTCCCTGGCCAAGCCACGGAAATCAAGCCTGGTGTGCTGTGGCTGCGCATGCCGCTGCCGTTTTCCCTGGATCACATCAACCTCTGGGCATTGAGCGACGGTCCTGGTTGGGCGGTCGTGGACACGGGCATTCGCAGCGTGGACGTCAGGAACGCGTGGCTCGCCTTGCTCGCTCCGCAGGGGCCGCTAGCCGGCCGACCCATCTCCCGTGTGATAGCGACGCACATGCACCCGGATCATGTGGGCATGGCGGGATGGTTGACACGTCGCTTCGAATGCGCGCTTTGGATGACACGAGACGAGTATTTGAGCTGTCGGGTGATGCTTGCCGATACGGGGCGGGAAGCGCCAGTCGATGGCGTTCGCTTCTATCGGAGGGCCGGATGGAGCGACACCGAGGTGGATGAGTACCGCACCCGGTTCGGTGACTTCGGTAAAATGATCCATCCATTGCCTGACAGCTTTGTGCGGCTCACGGATGGCCAGATGTTGCGGATCGGGGACCAGGAATGGGAAGTCATCGTCGGCACAGGACATTCCCCCGAGCACGCGTGCTTCTACTCGCGCGAACTGGATTTGCTGATATCGGGGGATCAGGTTCTTCCCAGGATCAGTTCCAATACCTCCGTGTACGCCACCGAGCCGCATGCGAATCCTCTGCAGGGCTGGCTCGATTCCATCGACCGGTTGATGCAACGCGTACCTGGGAGCGCCCTGATTCTGCCTGCCCACAACGAACCTTTCCATGGCCTGCACCTACGGTTGGAGCAACTGCGTGCGAGCACCGTCAGAGGCACCGACCGCGTCAGGCAACAACTTGCGCAGCCTCTGAGGGTCATCGACCTGGTTCGCGCCCTGTACCGTTCGTCCATTGTTGCGGAGCAAATGCACCTCAACCTCTCGACCGGAGAGACGCTCGCCCACCTAAACTATCTCGACCAGCGTGCGGAAATCGTGTCTGCAGAAGACGAAGACGGCGCAATGCGCTATCGGCTCGCCTGA
- a CDS encoding long-chain fatty acid--CoA ligase: protein MTATTHIVRGCPSTTGNDRQLNTTTLIRHAARTHGDQEIVYRTPDGGWDRYTYADCYARICRSANALRALGVEPGDRVGILDWNSRRHFELYWSIPGLGAVMLQMNLRLGPEDLGYVVDHSKVSYVCVDESLLPLAESVAANSPQIKGWIVMTDKPLDQIKTTLKPLLHYEDLLAAADTKIDWPEIDETSAYSACYTTGTTGKPKGVYYSHRGIYLHSTAMATNLGMTLDDCVMLITPMFHGQCWGLPQAATLLADKIVLPGRYAAEDTKPLVDAMIAEGVTITNGAPAIFQPMLQYIETMQVKPDFSRMRMLSGASEPPLSMMIGFYDLTGAEVVHAYGATEATTLVTMNRLKSTLKKRLTEEEKWNLKRKQGLVLTGVDIRILDADDKDLPHDGKSAGEICVRGPWITARYHDMPDSADRFLEDGWWRSGDVGTVDENGYLKVTDRIKDVIKSGGEWISSIDMENLLMGHPAVRDAAVVGVPHSKWQERPLALVVLKPDQQATQEQLKEYLGSAFAKWQWPDQVLFVEAIPKTSVGKLDKKRIRAEHAGRYAE from the coding sequence ATGACTGCTACCACCCACATCGTCCGCGGCTGCCCGTCCACCACGGGCAACGACCGCCAGCTCAACACCACGACGCTGATCCGGCACGCCGCGCGCACCCATGGGGACCAGGAGATCGTCTACCGCACACCCGATGGCGGCTGGGATCGCTACACCTACGCGGACTGCTACGCGCGCATCTGCCGCAGCGCCAATGCACTGCGCGCGCTCGGTGTCGAGCCCGGCGACCGGGTCGGCATCCTGGACTGGAACAGCCGACGTCACTTCGAGCTGTACTGGTCTATTCCCGGCCTGGGTGCTGTCATGTTGCAGATGAATCTGCGCCTGGGCCCAGAGGACCTGGGCTACGTGGTCGACCACAGCAAGGTGTCCTACGTTTGCGTAGACGAGTCATTGCTACCCCTTGCCGAATCCGTCGCAGCGAATTCGCCCCAGATCAAGGGCTGGATTGTCATGACCGACAAGCCGCTGGACCAGATCAAGACCACGCTGAAACCGCTGCTGCACTACGAAGACCTGCTGGCCGCCGCCGACACGAAGATCGACTGGCCCGAGATCGACGAAACCTCGGCCTACAGCGCCTGCTATACCACCGGCACCACAGGCAAGCCCAAGGGCGTGTACTACTCGCACCGCGGCATCTATCTGCACTCCACGGCCATGGCCACCAATCTGGGCATGACGCTGGACGACTGCGTCATGCTCATCACGCCCATGTTCCACGGGCAGTGCTGGGGCCTGCCACAGGCCGCCACGCTGCTGGCCGACAAGATCGTGCTGCCGGGCCGCTACGCTGCCGAAGACACCAAGCCGCTGGTTGACGCCATGATCGCTGAGGGTGTGACCATCACCAACGGCGCACCGGCCATCTTCCAGCCCATGCTGCAGTACATCGAGACGATGCAGGTCAAGCCGGACTTCAGCCGCATGCGCATGCTGTCTGGCGCCTCCGAGCCGCCGCTGTCGATGATGATCGGTTTCTACGACCTCACGGGTGCTGAGGTGGTGCACGCCTACGGCGCCACCGAAGCCACGACGCTGGTGACGATGAACCGCCTCAAGTCCACGCTCAAGAAGCGCTTGACCGAGGAAGAGAAGTGGAACCTCAAGCGCAAGCAGGGTCTGGTGCTGACCGGGGTGGATATTCGCATCCTCGATGCCGACGACAAGGACTTGCCGCACGACGGAAAGTCAGCGGGCGAGATTTGCGTGCGCGGCCCCTGGATCACGGCCAGATACCACGACATGCCTGATTCCGCAGACCGTTTCCTGGAAGACGGCTGGTGGCGCTCGGGCGATGTCGGAACGGTGGACGAGAACGGTTACCTCAAAGTTACCGACCGCATCAAGGACGTGATCAAGAGCGGCGGCGAATGGATTTCTTCCATCGACATGGAAAACCTGCTCATGGGCCACCCCGCCGTGCGCGACGCCGCCGTGGTCGGCGTTCCGCATTCGAAGTGGCAGGAACGGCCACTAGCCCTGGTGGTGCTCAAGCCCGACCAGCAGGCGACCCAGGAACAACTGAAGGAGTACCTGGGCAGCGCCTTCGCCAAGTGGCAGTGGCCGGATCAGGTCCTGTTCGTCGAAGCCATCCCCAAGACCAGCGTCGGCAAGCTCGACAAGAAGCGCATCCGCGCCGAGCATGCGGGCCGCTACGCCGAGTGA